In Candidatus Methylomirabilota bacterium, a single genomic region encodes these proteins:
- a CDS encoding sigma-54 dependent transcriptional regulator, whose translation MAEQAMLLVADDDPAVRQSLERTLTREGYGVVLAPDGQAALDRLREGGIDLLLSDLKMPGLTGLELLKQAREAAPDVDVILLTAFGTVEEAVRAMKDGAIDFLTKPLQRAQLVRVIRQALERRSLIQQNRALQQRLDDLLREGRAIGVSHAFKQMMTLVEQVADSSASVLIQGESGTGKELAARDIHDRSPRRNGPFIAVNCAALPETLLESELFGYEKGAFTGAATRKEGRFELADGGTLFLDEVADLSPVTQPKILRVLQEGEFERVGGTRTLRVDVRIVTATNQDLTQLVRDKRFREDLFYRLNVITITTPPLRDRREDIPVLAQHFLRLYAAKNNRRLDGVSDGAMSCLEAYAWPGNVRELENVIERAVVLARGTAIEVENLPANVTERSVMFKRDDLESAGAAPGDTPGGVFTIRVGTPLAEVEERLLEETLRMNKGNRSLTAKQLGIDPKTVFRKLKRAEAEDSVADADKPTAS comes from the coding sequence ATGGCTGAACAGGCGATGCTGCTGGTGGCCGATGACGATCCCGCGGTCCGCCAGAGCCTCGAGCGCACGCTGACGCGCGAGGGCTATGGCGTGGTGCTGGCGCCCGACGGGCAGGCTGCCCTCGATCGGCTGCGCGAGGGCGGCATCGACCTCCTGCTCTCCGATCTCAAGATGCCGGGCCTCACTGGCCTCGAGCTCTTGAAGCAGGCGCGCGAGGCGGCGCCCGACGTCGACGTCATCCTCCTCACCGCCTTCGGCACCGTGGAGGAAGCCGTGCGTGCCATGAAGGACGGTGCCATCGACTTCCTGACCAAGCCGCTCCAGCGCGCCCAGCTCGTGCGCGTGATTCGCCAGGCCCTCGAGCGGCGCTCGCTCATCCAGCAGAACCGCGCCCTCCAGCAGCGCCTCGACGACCTGCTGCGCGAGGGCAGGGCCATCGGGGTCAGCCACGCCTTCAAGCAGATGATGACCCTCGTCGAGCAGGTGGCCGACAGCTCGGCCAGCGTGCTCATCCAGGGCGAGAGCGGCACCGGCAAGGAGCTGGCGGCGCGCGACATCCATGACCGCTCGCCGCGGCGAAACGGGCCCTTCATCGCCGTCAACTGCGCCGCCCTGCCCGAGACCCTGCTCGAGTCCGAGCTCTTCGGCTACGAGAAGGGCGCCTTCACGGGCGCGGCGACCCGCAAGGAGGGTCGCTTCGAGCTGGCCGACGGCGGCACCCTCTTCCTCGACGAGGTCGCCGATCTCTCGCCCGTCACCCAGCCGAAGATCCTCCGCGTGCTGCAGGAGGGCGAGTTCGAGCGCGTGGGCGGCACGCGCACGCTGCGCGTCGACGTGCGCATCGTCACCGCCACCAACCAGGACCTGACGCAGCTCGTGCGGGACAAGCGCTTCCGCGAGGATCTCTTCTACCGGCTCAACGTCATCACCATCACCACGCCGCCCCTGCGGGATCGCCGCGAGGACATCCCGGTGCTCGCCCAGCACTTCCTGCGCCTCTACGCGGCCAAGAACAACCGCAGGCTCGACGGCGTCTCCGACGGGGCCATGAGCTGCCTCGAGGCCTATGCGTGGCCGGGCAATGTCCGCGAGCTCGAGAACGTGATCGAGCGCGCGGTGGTGCTCGCCCGCGGCACGGCCATCGAGGTGGAGAACCTGCCCGCCAATGTCACGGAGCGGTCGGTCATGTTCAAGCGCGACGACCTCGAGAGCGCTGGTGCCGCGCCGGGGGATACCCCGGGCGGGGTCTTCACCATCCGCGTGGGGACTCCGCTGGCCGAGGTGGAGGAGCGCCTGCTCGAGGAGACGCTGCGCATGAACAAGGGCAACCGGAGCCTCACCGCCAAGCAGCTCGGCATCGACCCGAAGACGGTCTTCCGCAAGCTCAAGCGGGCCGAGGCGGAGGACAGCGTCGCCGACGCCGACAAGCCCACCGCCTCCTGA
- a CDS encoding ATP-binding protein, translated as MPTPARRTWTAIVRLLERDERVFAVLLAVVMVGGLSTLGLALRPRFRIDLPSLVFWFAAYKVGILALVSVNPSPRKTSVVFSGALAVDLLLIFALLYLTGGYDSLFYLLFFPLIAVNAYYFGPWLGLASAVVAGLLYAAAAALTPPWVGWNAVIILIGLVGLPALAVGMAANRERRARVEVERLNAELTGTLTRLRAAQDELVVAERMATVGRLSLKMAHEVRNPIAAIGLNAELVGDIVKERQGPDMEEAGSLVSAIREQVSALDALTEEYLAFARFPRPQYEEDSINEMVTALVEFIRPLAARQGAVLETTTDQALPPMAIDRTLLRQAVLNLVKNGLEALGGKGRLTVSTRRVDDHAEIAIIDSGPGIRPEVAKRLFEQFFTTKPQGTGLGLYISRQVIEQHGGTLTWESVPGQGTTFTATLPIKRAQDV; from the coding sequence ATGCCGACCCCGGCGCGCCGGACCTGGACCGCCATCGTTCGTCTCCTCGAGCGCGACGAGCGCGTGTTTGCCGTGCTCCTGGCCGTGGTCATGGTCGGCGGCCTCTCCACCCTGGGCCTGGCCCTCCGGCCGCGCTTCCGCATCGACCTGCCTTCTCTGGTCTTCTGGTTCGCCGCCTACAAGGTCGGCATCCTCGCCCTCGTCAGCGTCAACCCGAGCCCGCGCAAGACGAGCGTGGTGTTCAGCGGGGCGCTCGCCGTCGACCTGCTCCTGATCTTCGCGCTCCTCTACCTGACGGGCGGCTACGACAGCCTCTTCTACCTCCTCTTCTTCCCCCTCATCGCCGTCAACGCGTATTACTTCGGCCCCTGGCTCGGTCTCGCGAGCGCGGTCGTGGCCGGGCTCCTCTACGCCGCGGCGGCCGCGCTGACGCCGCCCTGGGTGGGGTGGAACGCCGTGATCATCCTGATCGGGCTGGTCGGCCTGCCCGCGCTGGCCGTGGGCATGGCCGCCAATCGCGAGCGGCGTGCCCGCGTGGAGGTCGAGCGGCTCAATGCCGAGCTGACCGGCACCCTCACGCGCCTCCGGGCCGCCCAGGACGAGCTGGTGGTGGCCGAGCGGATGGCCACGGTCGGACGGCTGTCTCTCAAGATGGCCCACGAGGTGCGCAATCCCATTGCGGCCATCGGGCTGAACGCCGAGCTCGTCGGGGATATCGTCAAGGAGCGCCAGGGCCCGGACATGGAGGAGGCGGGCAGCCTCGTCTCGGCCATCCGCGAGCAGGTCAGCGCCCTCGACGCGCTGACCGAGGAGTACCTGGCCTTCGCGCGCTTCCCCCGACCCCAGTACGAGGAGGATTCGATCAACGAGATGGTGACGGCGCTCGTGGAGTTCATCCGGCCGCTCGCCGCGCGCCAGGGCGCGGTCCTCGAGACGACCACCGATCAAGCCTTGCCGCCCATGGCCATCGACCGCACCCTGCTGCGCCAGGCCGTCTTGAACCTCGTCAAGAATGGTCTCGAGGCGCTCGGCGGCAAGGGGCGCCTCACCGTGAGCACGCGCCGCGTGGACGACCACGCCGAGATCGCTATCATCGACAGCGGCCCCGGCATCAGGCCCGAGGTGGCCAAGCGGCTCTTCGAGCAGTTCTTCACCACCAAGCCGCAGGGCACGGGCCTGGGACTCTATATATCGCGGCAGGTCATCGAACAGCACGGCGGCACGCTCACATGGGAGAGCGTGCCGGGGCAGGGGACCACTTTCACGGCCACGCTGCCGATCAAGAGGGCACAGGATGTCTGA
- a CDS encoding type I secretion system permease/ATPase: protein MGEQRKHEVSAGDGSPAELDTGLMCLVLLARYLGLPADANHLKHLFGAPATLFGDTEILRGAKSLGLKAARLSSSWERLEATPLPAIAVSRDGHYVVLARVEGEQVVLQDPREPAPSLRRRETFEQSWTGHLILVARRAMDPSSDRGFGFTWFIPALARYRRFLGEVLIASFFLQIFALLAPLFTQVVIDKVLVHNAPTTLHVLSVGMLALTVFEALLGGLRAYVLYHTSSRIDVELGARLFRHLLALPLAYFEARRVGDTVARVRELENIRQFLTSSTVTLLVDVLFTGIFLGVMFFYSPYLTWIVIGLLPGYAILFAVATPVFRARLNERFDRGAENYAFLVESVNGIQTVKALSVEPQMQRRWEEQLAAYVRASLSAVSLGNVAGQAGSFLNKVSLIAILWTGAHLVMRGELTVGELIAFNMLAGRVTGPVLRLVQLWQEFQQAGISIHRLADVLNAPAEPRHRSPDMAAWVLNGQVTFESVTFRYRPDRPEALRRVSFVATPGTVMGIVGRSGSGKSTIAKLIQRLYVPESGRVLIDGIDVAQIDPTWLRRQVGVVLQENFLFNRSVRENIALADPGRPFESIVRAAQLAGAHDFILTLPEGYDTVVGEHGCSLSGGQRQRIAIARALVVDPRILVFDEATSALDYESERIIQQNLSEMCAGRTVFLIAHRLGTVRRADRIVVIDQGTIVEEGNHDELIRLGGSYAHLHGLQSGREVLAVSV, encoded by the coding sequence GTGGGCGAGCAGCGAAAGCATGAAGTGTCTGCGGGAGACGGCTCGCCCGCAGAACTGGACACCGGCCTCATGTGCCTGGTCCTGCTGGCTCGCTACCTGGGTCTGCCCGCTGACGCGAATCACCTCAAGCACCTTTTCGGCGCGCCGGCCACGCTGTTTGGCGACACGGAAATCCTCCGCGGTGCCAAGTCCTTGGGGCTCAAGGCCGCGCGTCTCTCGAGCAGCTGGGAGCGGCTCGAGGCGACCCCGCTCCCCGCCATAGCCGTATCAAGGGACGGGCACTACGTCGTGCTGGCGCGAGTCGAGGGCGAGCAGGTCGTGCTCCAGGACCCGCGGGAGCCCGCGCCTTCGCTTCGACGGCGCGAGACCTTTGAGCAATCGTGGACGGGTCACCTGATTCTCGTCGCCCGCCGCGCCATGGACCCTTCGTCGGACCGGGGGTTCGGCTTTACCTGGTTCATTCCCGCCCTCGCGCGCTACCGACGCTTCCTCGGTGAGGTCCTGATTGCCTCGTTCTTCCTCCAAATCTTCGCTTTGCTGGCGCCGCTCTTCACCCAGGTGGTCATCGACAAGGTGCTCGTCCACAACGCTCCAACCACCCTGCATGTGCTGTCCGTGGGCATGCTGGCGTTGACGGTTTTCGAAGCGCTCCTGGGCGGGCTCCGAGCCTATGTCCTGTATCACACGTCGAGCCGCATCGACGTCGAGCTAGGGGCTCGGCTCTTTCGCCATCTGCTTGCCCTTCCCCTCGCGTATTTCGAGGCGCGCCGCGTCGGGGACACCGTGGCCAGGGTTCGCGAGCTGGAAAACATCCGCCAGTTTCTCACGAGCTCCACCGTCACCCTCCTCGTCGACGTTCTCTTCACCGGGATTTTTCTGGGCGTCATGTTCTTCTACAGTCCATATCTGACGTGGATCGTGATCGGGTTGCTGCCCGGCTACGCGATTCTCTTCGCGGTGGCCACGCCCGTCTTTCGCGCGCGGCTCAACGAGCGCTTCGATCGAGGAGCCGAGAACTACGCCTTCCTTGTTGAGTCCGTGAACGGGATCCAAACCGTCAAGGCCCTGTCCGTCGAGCCACAGATGCAGCGCCGATGGGAGGAACAGCTCGCGGCCTATGTGAGAGCAAGCCTGAGCGCGGTCAGCCTCGGCAACGTGGCGGGGCAGGCGGGGTCGTTTCTCAACAAGGTCTCGCTGATCGCCATTCTCTGGACGGGGGCCCATCTCGTGATGCGCGGTGAGCTGACGGTGGGAGAGCTGATAGCTTTCAATATGCTCGCGGGGCGGGTGACCGGACCTGTGTTGCGCTTGGTCCAGCTGTGGCAGGAATTTCAGCAGGCGGGAATCTCGATTCACCGTTTGGCGGATGTGCTGAACGCGCCCGCCGAGCCGCGCCACCGATCTCCGGACATGGCAGCCTGGGTCTTGAACGGTCAGGTCACCTTCGAGAGCGTCACCTTTCGCTATCGCCCGGACCGCCCGGAGGCTCTCCGCCGAGTCTCGTTCGTGGCGACGCCCGGCACGGTCATGGGAATCGTGGGTCGGTCGGGCTCAGGTAAGAGCACCATCGCCAAGCTCATCCAAAGGCTGTACGTGCCGGAGAGCGGCCGGGTCCTCATCGACGGCATAGACGTCGCCCAGATCGACCCGACGTGGCTACGTCGCCAGGTGGGCGTCGTGCTTCAGGAGAACTTTCTGTTCAACCGCTCTGTTCGGGAAAATATCGCCCTGGCCGATCCCGGCCGACCCTTTGAGTCCATCGTCCGGGCCGCCCAACTCGCAGGGGCCCACGACTTCATCCTGACCCTGCCCGAGGGCTACGACACCGTAGTCGGAGAGCACGGCTGCTCGCTGTCGGGGGGCCAGCGGCAGCGCATCGCGATCGCTCGCGCGCTCGTCGTCGATCCGCGAATCCTCGTCTTCGATGAGGCCACGAGCGCCCTCGACTATGAATCAGAGCGGATCATCCAGCAGAACTTGAGCGAGATGTGTGCGGGCCGGACCGTTTTCCTCATCGCCCACCGCCTGGGCACGGTGCGGAGAGCAGACCGAATCGTGGTCATCGATCAGGGCACCATCGTCGAGGAAGGCAATCACGACGAGCTGATCAGGCTGGGTGGCTCCTATGCCCATCTTCATGGTCTCCAGAGCGGGCGCGAAGTCCTGGCTGTTTCCGTGTGA
- a CDS encoding MFS transporter → MRGAGRPFLRTRVGLLSVLLFCNTFGLGGFNPLLPEISRTQGLANWQIGLLASAFGFARMAAAMPTGAFVGRRLGTALVAAPLVLISGLLLLVSGGPFWLLVAGRLLLGVAHTLAMVGGLSAILIDERGRNASVRLNIFEFAGMLGILGGLGTVALVPVAWGWKISLLIGSAPVLIPLLLTRTMRRAFPKAPMFERVVAPADRATALRQRPGSKSVIALMFAVGIIFALGWSGVSQFVVPIRGARDFGLSRTGISWLLAAAQSLDLLVLLPVGRLADRVGRGLVLGSVAVMLGFGAIGVGLGSLVWFAFGCICLGLALAGWMLPLGVIREHTPLARLAWTTGVYRVGVDGASFLGPFICGFLGPSGEAVFLTAIGVVGLGLGARLLWRPTR, encoded by the coding sequence GTGAGGGGCGCGGGCCGCCCCTTTCTGCGTACCCGGGTCGGGCTGCTCTCCGTCCTGCTCTTCTGCAATACCTTCGGGCTCGGGGGCTTCAACCCGCTGCTGCCCGAGATCAGCCGGACACAGGGCTTGGCCAACTGGCAGATCGGTCTCCTCGCCAGCGCCTTCGGCTTTGCCCGCATGGCCGCGGCCATGCCGACGGGCGCCTTCGTGGGACGACGGCTCGGCACCGCGCTCGTGGCGGCGCCGCTCGTGCTCATCTCGGGACTGCTCCTGCTCGTGAGCGGCGGCCCCTTTTGGCTCCTCGTCGCCGGTCGCCTGCTCCTCGGGGTGGCACACACGCTGGCCATGGTGGGCGGGCTGAGCGCGATCCTCATCGACGAGCGCGGCCGCAACGCTTCCGTGCGTCTCAACATCTTCGAGTTCGCCGGCATGCTCGGTATCCTGGGCGGTCTCGGCACGGTGGCCCTGGTGCCCGTCGCATGGGGATGGAAGATCTCCCTCCTCATCGGCTCCGCGCCCGTCCTGATTCCGCTCCTGTTGACGCGGACCATGCGGCGGGCGTTCCCGAAGGCGCCGATGTTCGAGCGCGTGGTTGCTCCCGCGGATCGCGCGACGGCTCTCCGTCAACGGCCGGGCAGCAAGAGCGTGATCGCGCTGATGTTCGCGGTGGGCATCATATTCGCGCTGGGCTGGTCGGGGGTGAGCCAGTTCGTGGTGCCGATTCGGGGCGCCCGGGACTTCGGCCTCTCGCGCACGGGGATCTCCTGGCTGCTGGCCGCCGCGCAATCGCTCGATCTGCTCGTGCTGCTTCCCGTGGGGCGTCTCGCCGACCGCGTCGGCCGCGGCCTCGTGCTGGGCTCGGTCGCCGTGATGCTCGGGTTCGGCGCCATCGGGGTAGGGCTGGGCTCCCTCGTGTGGTTCGCCTTCGGCTGCATCTGTCTCGGGTTGGCCCTGGCGGGCTGGATGCTGCCGCTCGGAGTGATCCGCGAGCACACGCCGCTGGCCCGGCTCGCGTGGACCACCGGCGTCTATCGCGTCGGCGTGGACGGCGCGTCCTTCCTCGGGCCGTTCATCTGCGGGTTTCTCGGCCCTTCGGGCGAGGCGGTCTTTCTGACCGCCATCGGCGTGGTCGGCCTCGGGCTCGGCGCGCGGCTCCTGTGGCGGCCGACTCGTTGA
- a CDS encoding crotonase/enoyl-CoA hydratase family protein, which translates to MAYEQIRYEAADGIATVTLHRPEKLNAVTSVMIGELIAAFDAADADDSVRAVIVTGAGRAFCAGADLSGGAKTFDGAERGRPDVDHEHRDGGGLVTLRIFDMKKPVIAAINGPAVGFGVTVTLAMDIRIASSAARMGFVFSRRGVVPEACSTWFLPRLVGIQQAAEWVYTGRVFDAEEACRSGLVSRVVPPEALLPAARALGREIADNTSAISVALARQMMWKLLGADHPMEAHRLDSRGMDWTGRSADAREGVSAFLEKRPARFPLKPSQDMPPFYPWWTERSFK; encoded by the coding sequence GTGGCTTACGAGCAGATCCGCTACGAGGCGGCCGATGGCATCGCCACGGTGACGCTCCATCGCCCCGAGAAGCTCAACGCGGTCACCAGCGTGATGATCGGCGAGCTCATCGCGGCCTTCGATGCCGCCGATGCGGACGACTCCGTGCGCGCGGTCATCGTCACGGGAGCCGGACGCGCGTTCTGCGCGGGCGCCGATCTGTCCGGCGGGGCCAAGACGTTTGATGGCGCCGAGCGGGGACGACCGGACGTCGATCACGAGCACCGCGACGGGGGCGGGCTCGTGACGCTTCGGATCTTCGACATGAAGAAACCCGTCATTGCCGCCATCAATGGGCCGGCCGTGGGCTTCGGCGTCACGGTGACGCTGGCCATGGACATCAGGATCGCCTCCTCGGCCGCGCGCATGGGCTTCGTCTTCTCACGGCGCGGCGTGGTGCCCGAGGCCTGCAGCACCTGGTTTCTCCCGCGGCTCGTGGGCATCCAGCAGGCGGCCGAATGGGTCTATACGGGACGCGTCTTCGATGCCGAGGAGGCGTGCCGGAGCGGGCTGGTGAGCCGCGTGGTGCCGCCCGAGGCGCTCCTGCCGGCGGCGCGGGCCCTGGGCCGCGAGATCGCTGACAATACCTCGGCCATCTCCGTGGCCCTGGCCAGGCAGATGATGTGGAAGCTCCTGGGCGCTGACCATCCGATGGAGGCCCACCGGCTCGACTCGCGCGGCATGGACTGGACGGGTCGCTCGGCGGATGCGCGCGAAGGCGTCTCGGCTTTCCTCGAGAAGCGCCCGGCGCGTTTCCCGCTCAAGCCCAGCCAGGACATGCCCCCTTTCTATCCGTGGTGGACCGAGCGCTCCTTTAAGTGA
- a CDS encoding HlyD family type I secretion periplasmic adaptor subunit has translation MPAALEIQQSPPSPIGRTVMWVIVLVFSTAIGWAVVGRIDVVAVARGKLIPSGHSKIIQPLDAGIVRVIHVRDGQDVGQGQVLIELDPTASRAEQERVTREYSAARAQATRLRALLAGGPFEAPVDVHPAFATLQGQLLQDQRREHESRLEAAQLAVEQREAAMAATQADVQRLETTVPMLTERAEAFKKLLQGGFVARMQYLEIEEQRVTRVQSLAMQRERLVQDEAALAEAHQQKATLEAEFRRTHLTELTEWETRATSLAQELVKASQRTAIQRLASPIAGVIQQMAVHTVGGVVTPAQQLMVIVPHDHPLEVEAWIENKDVGFVSSGQPVEVKIDTFPFTTYGTVPGRILVVSRDAVQVDKVGLVYAARASLDRSAIVVDGPATPLLAGMSVSVEIKTGQRRLIEFFLSPLIRHARESLRER, from the coding sequence TTGCCCGCGGCCCTGGAGATTCAGCAATCTCCTCCATCGCCGATCGGCCGGACGGTGATGTGGGTCATTGTCCTTGTGTTCTCGACGGCGATTGGGTGGGCCGTCGTCGGCAGGATTGACGTGGTCGCGGTGGCTCGCGGGAAGCTGATCCCGAGCGGCCATTCCAAGATCATCCAGCCTCTCGATGCGGGGATCGTCCGGGTCATTCACGTGCGCGATGGGCAGGACGTCGGCCAAGGGCAGGTCTTGATCGAGCTCGATCCGACGGCCAGCCGCGCCGAACAGGAACGGGTGACCCGGGAGTATTCCGCCGCCCGAGCGCAGGCGACGCGACTACGTGCGCTCTTGGCGGGAGGACCCTTCGAAGCGCCAGTGGATGTCCACCCGGCTTTTGCGACGCTCCAGGGGCAGCTCCTGCAAGACCAGCGACGTGAGCACGAGAGCCGGCTCGAGGCGGCCCAACTGGCCGTCGAGCAGCGCGAGGCCGCCATGGCCGCGACGCAAGCTGACGTGCAGCGACTTGAAACCACCGTACCCATGCTGACTGAGCGTGCCGAGGCCTTCAAGAAGCTCCTGCAAGGCGGCTTTGTCGCCCGGATGCAGTATCTCGAGATCGAAGAGCAGCGAGTCACGCGGGTCCAGTCGCTGGCCATGCAAAGGGAGCGGCTGGTTCAGGACGAGGCGGCCTTGGCCGAAGCGCACCAGCAAAAGGCCACGCTCGAGGCTGAGTTCAGGCGTACTCATTTGACCGAATTGACCGAATGGGAGACACGGGCAACGTCGCTCGCCCAGGAGCTCGTCAAGGCTTCCCAACGAACGGCCATCCAGCGACTTGCTTCACCTATCGCTGGCGTGATTCAGCAGATGGCCGTGCATACCGTCGGCGGAGTGGTCACGCCGGCGCAACAGCTGATGGTGATCGTGCCGCACGACCATCCCCTCGAGGTAGAAGCATGGATCGAGAACAAGGACGTGGGCTTCGTCAGCTCCGGCCAGCCGGTAGAGGTCAAGATCGACACCTTTCCCTTCACAACATACGGAACTGTGCCGGGAAGGATTCTCGTCGTTTCCCGGGACGCCGTGCAGGTGGACAAGGTCGGGCTCGTCTACGCGGCCCGGGCCAGCCTGGATCGGTCTGCCATCGTTGTGGATGGGCCGGCGACGCCCCTGCTGGCCGGAATGTCCGTGAGCGTCGAGATCAAGACGGGACAGCGCCGGCTCATCGAATTCTTCCTGAGTCCGCTGATTCGCCACGCTCGGGAGAGTCTGCGCGAACGATAG
- a CDS encoding amidase has protein sequence MSERSLVTIAAAIRTRRMSPVEAVGSCLDRVRRLDTRMRAFIRLDESGALGAAHTLEADGAAGRWRGPLHGVPVAFKDLCHLKGLPTSCGTKTAEYFSSPQECTAARRLLDAGAISLGKLNMTELAMGPYGDNAHHGDVDNPWRAGHCAGGSSSGSGAGVAAGFFLGALGTDTGGSIRLPAACCGIVGLKPTYGRVSRAGAMPLSWSMDHIGPMAWTARDVAILLQVIAGRDRADETSSRHAVPDYLARLDDGVAGLRVGVPENYFFQGVDAEIAVGVRQTGRLLEELGAHVSEVKLPDPQTILDIAMLITRSEASTLHARIARERPHELQPMVRARLEVGFGISAYDYLQALRLRARLTRGFIRDVFGEVDVLLTPTIPEPAPAREPLKALTADEFNTRAAAFSRLTRPFNAYGLPALSVPCGLSKAGLPLAFQLVGRPFDEALLLRVGHAYQEAASWHHQRPALG, from the coding sequence ATGAGTGAGCGCAGCCTCGTCACCATTGCCGCGGCCATCCGCACGCGGCGCATGTCGCCCGTCGAGGCGGTGGGAAGCTGTCTGGATCGCGTGCGACGGCTCGACACGCGGATGCGGGCCTTCATCCGCCTGGATGAGTCCGGGGCCCTCGGCGCGGCACACACGCTCGAGGCCGATGGCGCGGCGGGGCGCTGGCGCGGGCCGCTGCACGGGGTGCCGGTGGCCTTCAAGGATCTCTGCCATCTGAAAGGCCTGCCGACCTCCTGCGGCACTAAGACGGCCGAGTACTTCAGCTCGCCGCAGGAGTGCACGGCGGCCCGGCGTCTGCTCGATGCCGGCGCCATCAGCCTGGGCAAGCTCAACATGACCGAGCTGGCCATGGGCCCCTATGGCGACAACGCCCATCACGGCGACGTGGACAATCCCTGGCGGGCGGGGCATTGCGCCGGCGGCTCGTCCAGCGGCTCGGGGGCGGGGGTGGCCGCGGGCTTCTTCCTGGGGGCGCTGGGCACCGACACGGGCGGCTCCATCCGCCTGCCCGCGGCCTGCTGCGGCATCGTCGGCCTCAAGCCGACCTATGGCCGCGTGAGCCGCGCGGGGGCCATGCCGCTGTCCTGGTCCATGGACCATATCGGGCCCATGGCGTGGACGGCGCGCGACGTGGCCATCCTGCTCCAGGTGATCGCCGGGCGCGATCGCGCCGATGAGACCTCGAGCCGCCACGCCGTGCCGGACTATCTGGCGCGTCTTGACGACGGCGTGGCGGGGCTGCGCGTCGGGGTGCCCGAGAACTATTTCTTCCAGGGCGTGGATGCCGAGATCGCCGTGGGCGTGCGCCAAACGGGGCGCCTGCTCGAAGAGCTGGGGGCGCATGTGTCCGAGGTGAAGCTGCCCGATCCGCAGACCATCCTGGACATCGCCATGCTGATCACGCGCTCGGAGGCCTCCACTCTGCACGCGCGCATCGCCCGGGAGCGGCCGCACGAGCTGCAACCCATGGTGCGGGCGCGCCTCGAGGTGGGCTTTGGCATCTCGGCCTATGACTACCTGCAGGCCCTCCGCCTGCGCGCGCGCCTCACGCGCGGCTTCATCCGCGACGTGTTCGGCGAGGTCGACGTGCTGCTGACCCCGACGATCCCCGAGCCTGCCCCGGCGCGCGAACCCCTCAAGGCCCTGACGGCCGATGAGTTCAATACGCGCGCGGCGGCCTTCTCGCGCCTCACGCGGCCCTTCAATGCCTATGGGCTGCCCGCCCTGTCGGTGCCGTGCGGCCTCTCGAAGGCAGGGCTGCCGCTCGCCTTCCAGCTCGTAGGGCGGCCCTTCGACGAGGCCCTGCTGCTTCGCGTGGGGCACGCCTACCAGGAGGCCGCCTCCTGGCATCACCAGCGCCCCGCGCTGGGCTAG